In Vanessa cardui chromosome 6, ilVanCard2.1, whole genome shotgun sequence, the following proteins share a genomic window:
- the LOC124530388 gene encoding endocuticle structural protein SgAbd-6-like, giving the protein MVKGVRFCLYGVIVYVIINFFSKSDALETQVKDYVYNNNGLGSYSFEFETIDGTFRREDGGIAANSKGVVGFVVRGVYGFIDPEGRHHSVRYIADADGYQPQADDGDIRYNDRRIV; this is encoded by the exons ATG GTAAAAGGTGTGCGCTTCTGCCTATACGGAGTCATCGTCTATGTGATAATCAACTTTTTTTCTAAGTCCGACGCCCTTGAAACACAAGTAAAGGActacgtttataataataatggattAGGGTCATATAGTTTTGA gTTTGAGACTATAGATGGAACTTTTAGAAGAGAAGATGGCGGAATCGCTGCTAATTCCAAGGGTGTTGTTGGCTTCGTGGTTCGTGGTGTATACGGTTTCATAGATCCTGAAGGACGACACCATTCAGTGCGGTACATAGCGGATGCGGACGGTTACCAACCACAGGCGGACGATGGCGACATTAGATATAACGATAGACGAATAGTTTaa
- the LOC124530659 gene encoding endocuticle structural glycoprotein SgAbd-5-like: MIYFKNLLYVLVFFTVIVIIQCAPLPTEDEATILSYEYTNDGKGNYDYRFETSNGIIRKETGTLIDAGLPTEHILVRGSYSYYNPEGKEITVSYIADERGYNILTSPKKYSYSSPVSPAVLATLLG, encoded by the exons atgatttactttaaaaac ttgcTTTACGTACTTGTGTTTTTTactgtaattgtaattattcaATGTGCACCGTTACCAACAGAGGATGAAGCTACAATATTATCGTACGAATACACAAACGACGGAAAGGGCAACTATGATTACAG aTTTGAAACATCAAACGGAATAATACGAAAAGAAACGGGTACACTAATCGACGCAGGTCTCCCAACCGAACATATCCTCGTAAGAGGCTCGTACTCGTATTATAATCCAGAGGGTAAAGAGATCACTGTATCCTATATTGCGGATGAAAggggatataacattttaactagtccaaaaaaatattcatac tcTTCGCCAGTATCTCCAGCTGTTCTCGCAACTCTACTAGGTTGA